The stretch of DNA CGATGCGGCGGGGCTGGGCTTCCACGACGGCGATCGGGTCGAGCTGTCCAGCCGGCATGGCACGGCGCTGCTTCGCGTCAGGGTCACCGACGAGGTGGAGCCCGGCCAGGTGTTCGCGGGCTTCCATTTTCCCGGCGCAACGGTCAACAGCCTCACCTCCCCCGTGGAGGACGAGGTCACCGGATGCCCGGAGTACAAGCTGACCGCGGTCCGTCTTTCCGCGCACCCCTAAGCTGCGCACCGGGGGCGGCGGACCGTTTCACCCCCGGTTCCCCGCCTGCCTCAGGCGCGCACGGCGGCCAGGGCATCCCTGACGGCGCCGACGGCGACCGCGACGTCGTCGTCGTCCGTGCTCCAGTTGCTCACGGAGATCCGCAGGATGTCCCGGTCCTGCCACCGTGAGCCGGACATCCACACCCGGCCGTCGCCGATGATCCGTTCGGTCACCGCGCGCGTCCGTGCGTCGTCCCCGAAGGCCAGTGACACCTGGGTGTAGCCGACGTCGTTGAGCACCTCGACGCCGTCCAGCGCGGACAGCTGTTCCGCCAGTTGTGAGGCGCGGCGCACCAGTTGGCGGATCTGGGCCGTGACGCCGTCCCGGCCGAGCGATTTCAGGGCCGCCCACACGGGCACGCCGCGCGCCCGCCGGGAAAGCTCGGGGACCTTCTCGAACGGATCCGCCGCTCCGTCCCCGGACTGGATCAGGTAGCTGGTGTGCACGCCCATGGCAGAACGCAGCGCCTGGGCGTCCCGGACCACCGCGATGCCGCAGTCATAGGGGACGTTGAGCGTCTTGTGCGCGTCGGTGCCCCAGGAGTCCGCCAGCTGCAGACCTGCCGTGAACCCGGCGAGTTCGGGCACTGCTGCGGCCCAAAGCCCGAACGCACCGTCCACGTGCACCCAGGCCCCGTACGATTTCGCGACGGCGATTGCCTCCACGAAGGGGTCGAAGGCTCCGGAATGCAGGTTCCCGGCCTGCAGGCAGACCAGTGCGGGTGCCCGGCCTGATCTGCTGGCACGGCTCGGAGCGCCGTCCAGCGCGTGATCCAGGGCGCGGTCCAGTTCCCCGGGAATGATCCGGCCCTGCCGGTCCGCGGGGACCGCCGTCGGCCGGCCCAGCCCGAGGTACCGCAGGCCGAGGTCGATCGTGTCGTGCCGTTCCTGCCCCACAAAGCAGTGGATCCGGGGCGCACCGGCGAGGCCGTTGTTGTCAAGGTCCCAGCCGCCCTCGGCCATCAGGCGCCACCGTGCGGCGGCGAGGCCCGTGAAGTTGGCCATCGTGGCGCCGGTGGCGAAGCCGACGTCGGACTCCGCCGGAAGCCCCAGCAACTCCAGGAGCCAACTGCCGGCGGCCTCCTCGATTGCGGCGGTGGCGGGAGTGGCGTAGCGCAGCCCGGCGTTCTGGTCCCAGGCGCTGACCAGCCAGTCCGCCGCCAGTGCGGCGGGAAGGGTGCCGCCGATAACCCAGCCGAAGAACCGTCCGGACGGCATGGCCATCAGGCCGGGTTCCGCCTTGGTGGCCAGATAGTCCACGACCTCCGCGGCCGGCATGCCCCCGGCGGGCAGCGGACCGCCGAAGTCGGCCGCCAGGTCCCCCGCGGTGACGCGTGGACCCACCGGGCGTGTTCCCTGGCTCTCCAGCCACCGGCGTGCGTGCCCGGCTGCGGCCGCCAGGGCAGCCTCATAGCGTTCCTCAGCTGCTGACATAGCTGCATGCTACGCCGAAGGCCCCGGTTCGGGGAGGGGACTGGCGGGGTACCGGCCGGGAGTGGACGGGCGCCCGGGGTCGGTCAGGCGAAGGTGTCCTGCCAGATGTCGGACCCGAGCTTGATGACGAGCGTCCCCACCACGATCAGGAACACGATCCGGATGAATTTGCTCCCCTGCTTGACGGCCGTCCGCGCGCCAAGGTAGCCGCCGGCCATGTTGGCCAGGCCCAGGACCAGCCCGAGCCCCCACAGCAGCGAGCCGTGCGGCAGGAAGAACATCAGGGCGCCGGCGTTGGTGGCCATGTTGACGATTTTTGCCTTGGCACTGGCCTCGAGGAAGGCGTAGCCCATCGCGGAGACGAGCGCGATGACCAGGAAGGAACCTGTTCCGGGGCCGAGCAGGCCGTCATAGAAGCCGATCACGGCCCCGATCAGGCAGGCCACCACGTAGTGCCGGTGGCCCTCGTGCCGCAGCCTGGTCAGCTCACCGACGTTGGGCCGGAAGGCGGTGAACAGTGCGACGGCGACGAGCGCGGCGACGATGATCGGCTTGAACAAGCTGGCCGGAAGCGTCGCCGCGAGCACCGCGCCGCCGAAGCTGCCGCCCAGGGCGATCACCGCCATCGGCACGGCGGTGCGCAGGTCCGGACGGACGCGGCGGTAGTAGGTCACGGCGCTCGTCGTCGTCCCGAAGATGGAACCCATCTTGTTCGTCGCCAGCGCCTGGACCGGGCTGATGCCCGGAACCAGCAGCATCGCCGGCAGCTGGATGAGTCCCCCGCCGCCGACGACGGCGTCCACCCAGCCGGCGGCGAAGCCTGCTACCACGATCAGGATGAGGGTGCTGAGCTGGATCGACTCGAGTCCGGAGACCATGCCTTCCAAGAACAGCGCAGCGCGTCAGCTGTTGCGGACGGCGTTGACGACGTAGTCCACGGCCTTGTCAACGGCCACGTTCTCAGCGTTCCCGCTGCGGCGGTCCTTGATCTCCACGACGCCGTCCACCAGGCCGCGCCCGACGGCGAGGATGGTGGGCACGCCGACGAGCTCGGCGTCGCCGAACTTCACCCCGGGGGAAACCTTGGGGCGGTCGTCGTAGATGACGTCCAGGCCCGCGGCCTCCAGCTCCAGTGCCAGCTTTTCCGCGGCGGCGAAGATTTCCTCGCCGCGGCCCACAGCCACGACGTGCACATCGGCCGGGGCGACGGCGCGCGGCCAGATCAGGCCCTTGTCGTCGTGGTTGGACTCGGCGAGGGCGGCGACGGCGCGGGTGACACCGACGCCGTAGGAGCCCATGGTCACGACGACCTGCTTGCCGTTCTGGTCCAGGACCTTCAGTTCGAGGGCTTCGGCGTATTTGCGGCCGAGCTGGAAGATGTGGCCCATTTCGATGCCGCGGGCGGTTTCCAGCGGACCGGAACCG from Arthrobacter sp. PAMC25564 encodes:
- a CDS encoding pyridoxal-dependent decarboxylase encodes the protein MSAAEERYEAALAAAAGHARRWLESQGTRPVGPRVTAGDLAADFGGPLPAGGMPAAEVVDYLATKAEPGLMAMPSGRFFGWVIGGTLPAALAADWLVSAWDQNAGLRYATPATAAIEEAAGSWLLELLGLPAESDVGFATGATMANFTGLAAARWRLMAEGGWDLDNNGLAGAPRIHCFVGQERHDTIDLGLRYLGLGRPTAVPADRQGRIIPGELDRALDHALDGAPSRASRSGRAPALVCLQAGNLHSGAFDPFVEAIAVAKSYGAWVHVDGAFGLWAAAVPELAGFTAGLQLADSWGTDAHKTLNVPYDCGIAVVRDAQALRSAMGVHTSYLIQSGDGAADPFEKVPELSRRARGVPVWAALKSLGRDGVTAQIRQLVRRASQLAEQLSALDGVEVLNDVGYTQVSLAFGDDARTRAVTERIIGDGRVWMSGSRWQDRDILRISVSNWSTDDDDVAVAVGAVRDALAAVRA
- a CDS encoding TSUP family transporter; the encoded protein is MVSGLESIQLSTLILIVVAGFAAGWVDAVVGGGGLIQLPAMLLVPGISPVQALATNKMGSIFGTTTSAVTYYRRVRPDLRTAVPMAVIALGGSFGGAVLAATLPASLFKPIIVAALVAVALFTAFRPNVGELTRLRHEGHRHYVVACLIGAVIGFYDGLLGPGTGSFLVIALVSAMGYAFLEASAKAKIVNMATNAGALMFFLPHGSLLWGLGLVLGLANMAGGYLGARTAVKQGSKFIRIVFLIVVGTLVIKLGSDIWQDTFA